One part of the Streptomyces nigra genome encodes these proteins:
- a CDS encoding ABC transporter permease, whose protein sequence is MTTTSTGTYAPKPGAAPLPRMIAAQAALETKMLLRNGEQLLLTVVIPTLLLVLFSSVDIVDTGEGKAVDFLAPGILALAVMSTAFTGQAIATGFERRYGVLKRLASSPLPRWGLMTAKTLSVLVTEVLQIVLLTLIAFALGWSPHGNPAAVLLLLVLGTAAFSGLGLLMAGTLKAEATLAAANLVFLLLLVGGGVIVPLDKFPDAAQDVLALLPVSALSDGLRDVLQHGSAMPWGDAGILAVWAVVGLAAAGRFFRWE, encoded by the coding sequence CCCGAAGCCGGGCGCGGCCCCGCTCCCCCGCATGATCGCGGCCCAGGCGGCGCTGGAGACGAAGATGCTCCTGCGCAACGGCGAGCAACTGCTGCTCACCGTGGTGATCCCCACCCTGCTGCTGGTCCTCTTCAGCTCCGTCGACATCGTGGACACGGGTGAGGGGAAGGCCGTCGACTTCCTCGCCCCCGGCATCCTGGCGCTCGCCGTCATGTCGACGGCGTTCACCGGGCAGGCCATCGCCACGGGCTTCGAGCGCCGGTACGGCGTCCTGAAGCGGCTGGCGTCCTCACCGCTGCCGCGCTGGGGCCTGATGACCGCCAAAACGCTGTCGGTGCTGGTCACCGAGGTGCTGCAGATCGTCCTGCTGACGCTGATCGCCTTCGCGCTCGGCTGGTCGCCGCACGGCAACCCGGCGGCCGTGCTCCTGCTGCTGGTCCTCGGGACGGCCGCGTTCTCCGGGCTCGGACTGCTGATGGCGGGGACGCTCAAGGCGGAGGCCACGCTGGCCGCGGCCAACCTGGTCTTCCTGCTGCTGCTGGTCGGCGGCGGGGTGATCGTGCCGCTGGACAAGTTCCCCGACGCGGCCCAGGACGTCCTCGCCCTGCTGCCCGTCTCCGCGCTCTCCGACGGGCTGCGGGACGTGCTCCAGCACGGCTCCGCGATGCCCTGGGGCGACGCGGGGATCCTGGCCGTATGGGCGGTCGTGGGCCTGGCGGCGGCCGGCCGGTTCTTCCGCTGGGAGTAG
- a CDS encoding COX15/CtaA family protein: MVRVQNLTRADAQAAVRNPLAFIAARWTPDPRTVRRAALAALVMSVIIVVTGGAVRLTGSGLGCPTWPKCTADSLTNTREMGLHGAIEFGNRMLTYVLCAAVGWAIIAARSTKPYRRGLTRLGWAQFWIVMSNAVLGGIVVLVGLNPYTVAAHFVASSALIAVAAVMWQRTREGDATPRPLVGKAIQQLVWFLVAASVLLIVAGTVVTGAGPHAGDSSEVARMPVDWETVTKLHAVLAWIVVTLTFALWFVLKAVDAPKGPLDRTRDLFLVLLAQGVIGYVQYFTDLPEVLVGLHMLGSALVWIAVLRVLLALRERPETSVPDLPAQPYDATSASIAGPR, translated from the coding sequence ATGGTGCGCGTGCAGAACCTGACCCGCGCCGACGCCCAGGCCGCCGTGCGCAACCCGCTCGCCTTCATCGCCGCCCGCTGGACCCCGGATCCGAGGACCGTCCGGCGCGCGGCGCTCGCCGCGCTCGTGATGTCGGTGATCATCGTGGTCACCGGCGGGGCCGTCCGGCTCACCGGCTCCGGGCTCGGCTGCCCGACCTGGCCGAAGTGCACGGCCGACTCGCTCACCAACACCCGCGAGATGGGCCTGCACGGCGCGATCGAGTTCGGCAACCGCATGCTGACGTACGTGCTGTGCGCGGCGGTCGGCTGGGCGATCATCGCCGCCCGCTCGACGAAGCCGTACCGGCGGGGCCTGACCCGGCTGGGCTGGGCCCAGTTCTGGATCGTGATGAGCAACGCCGTGCTCGGCGGCATCGTCGTGCTCGTCGGCCTGAACCCGTACACCGTCGCGGCCCACTTCGTGGCGTCGTCGGCGCTCATCGCGGTCGCCGCGGTGATGTGGCAGCGCACCCGTGAGGGGGACGCGACCCCGCGTCCGCTGGTCGGTAAGGCCATCCAGCAGCTCGTGTGGTTCCTGGTGGCCGCGTCGGTGCTGCTGATCGTGGCGGGCACCGTGGTGACCGGTGCGGGGCCGCACGCGGGCGACTCCAGCGAGGTCGCGCGGATGCCGGTCGACTGGGAGACCGTGACCAAGCTGCACGCCGTGCTGGCCTGGATCGTGGTGACGCTGACCTTCGCGCTCTGGTTCGTCCTCAAGGCCGTCGACGCCCCGAAGGGCCCGCTGGACCGCACCCGCGACCTGTTCCTGGTCCTCCTCGCGCAGGGCGTCATCGGCTACGTCCAGTACTTCACGGACCTGCCCGAGGTGCTGGTCGGCCTGCACATGCTGGGCTCGGCCCTGGTGTGGATCGCGGTGCTGCGGGTGCTGCTGGCGCTGCGCGAGCGGCCGGAGACGTCCGTCCCCGACCTGCCCGCTCAGCCGTACGACGCCACCAGCGCGTCGATCGCCGGCCCCAGGTAG
- a CDS encoding nucleotidyltransferase domain-containing protein, with amino-acid sequence MPTPTDALLDRFLTALGPLEPVAVWAHGSLAGGDYQEGRSDLDLIAVLPGPLAPRTLWRLATLHARLRTAPLAPLLHCSYLTPDTLDDPARRHPTWAHEELFRRPVTPVTRRELHVFGRVLRGEAPAALLPPVPDHELAAFVVADQRDFWRPALADARRWTREVWVDLGLITFARASVTAREGRLISKREALELLPGLGAPAEVVADVHGRRYGTAAPASDVWAARRAALTRAYLGPAIDALVASYG; translated from the coding sequence GACCGCCCTCGGACCGCTGGAACCCGTCGCCGTCTGGGCGCACGGCTCGCTGGCCGGCGGCGACTACCAGGAGGGCCGCAGCGATCTGGACCTGATCGCCGTCCTGCCCGGCCCGCTCGCCCCGCGCACCCTCTGGCGCCTCGCGACCCTGCACGCCCGGCTGCGGACCGCGCCGCTCGCCCCGCTGCTGCACTGCTCCTACCTCACGCCGGACACCCTGGACGACCCGGCGAGGCGCCATCCGACCTGGGCGCACGAGGAGCTGTTCCGGCGGCCGGTCACCCCGGTGACCCGGCGGGAGCTGCATGTCTTCGGGCGCGTGCTGCGAGGCGAGGCGCCCGCCGCCCTGCTGCCGCCGGTGCCGGACCACGAGCTCGCCGCGTTCGTCGTCGCCGACCAGCGGGACTTCTGGCGGCCCGCCCTGGCCGACGCCCGGCGGTGGACCCGGGAGGTCTGGGTCGACCTGGGCCTGATCACGTTCGCGCGGGCGAGCGTCACCGCGCGCGAGGGACGTCTGATCTCCAAACGGGAGGCGCTGGAGCTGCTGCCCGGGCTGGGGGCGCCCGCCGAGGTCGTCGCGGACGTCCACGGCCGGCGCTACGGCACGGCCGCGCCGGCGTCCGACGTGTGGGCGGCGCGCAGGGCCGCGCTGACGCGGGCCTACCTGGGGCCGGCGATCGACGCGCTGGTGGCGTCGTACGGCTGA